The Candidatus Eisenbacteria bacterium genomic interval GCACGAACTCCATGTCGATCAGCTCGGCGCCTGCCTCGTACGCGAGGGCGTGGCCGTCTCCCGTGTACTCCCAGGAGTTCGACGTCACCTTGTACGCCTTCCCGATCCCGCCCGTCGCGAGCACGATCGCCTTGGCGCGGAAGAGGAGGAAGCGGCCGTTCTCGCGGCGGTAGGCGAAGCAGCCCGTCACGCGGTCGCCGTCCTTGAGGAGCTTGGTCACCGTGCATTCCATGAAGACGTCGAACCCCTGGTGCACTCCCTCGTCCTGGAGCGTGCGGATCATCTCGAGGCCCGTGCGGTCGCCGACGTGGGCGAGCCGCGGCGCGCTGTGCCCCCCGAAGTTCCGCTGGAGGATCCGCCCGTCCTTCGTGCGGTCGAACACGGCCCCCCAGCGCTCCAGCTCGCGGACGCGCTCGGGAGCTTCCTGCGCGTGGAGCTGCGCCATGCGCCAGTGGTTCAGGAGCTTGCCGCCGAGCATCGTGTCGCGGAAGTGGACCTTCCAGGAGTCCTTGGGATCGACGTGGGCGAGCGCGGCCGCGACGCCGCCCTCGGCCATCACGGTGTGCGCCTTGCCGAGGAGCGACTTGCAGATCACACCGACCTTCGCGCCCGCCGCGGAGGCCTCGATCGCGGCGCGGAGGCCCGCGCCTCCGGCGCCGATCACCAGGACGTCGTAGTCGTGCGTCTCGCGCGCGCTCACAGGAGCCTCACGTCGCGGATCACGCCCATGGAGAGGAGCCGCACCACGAGGTCGGCGATCGCCACCGAGAAGAGCGAGATCCAGGCATAGAGCGGGTGCCGCGCGTTGAGCCACGTCGCCCGCTGCCAGATGCCGTGGCGCGCCCGCGCGGAAGCGGAGCACGAGAAGCAGTCGAGCTTCCCGCCGACGATGTGACGCCAGGAGTGGCAGGAGACCGTGTAGAGCGTCAGCGTGAGCGTGCTCAGGAGGATGAAGACCGACCCGAGGCCGACCCCGAATCCGTCCTCGAAGTGGAAGAAGGCCTCGTACACGTCGTACCAGAGGAAGATGAGCCAGAAGAGCGCGAGGTAGAGCGCGAAGCGATGCATGTTCTGGAGGATGAACGGGAACTTCTGCTCGCCCGTGTACGTCCGCTTGGGCTCGCCCACCGCGCACGCGGGCGGATCCCAGAAGAAGGCCCGGTAGTACGCCTTCCGGTAGTAGTAGCAGGTGGTCCGGAAGAGGAGCGGCGGGATCAGGATCAGGAAGGCCGGCGACAGGGGCCACCACGCGGGGTGGATCTCCGGCGAGTAGACCGGCGAGAGATAGTTGCCGAAACGAAAGTGCGCGTTCTGGGCCGCGGCCCAGAAGAGGTAGAGGCCCACGATACCGAGCCCCGTTGCGACGGCCACCGGAGCGAGCCACCAGGGGTCGCGGCGGTCGGTCGCGCGAGCTTCCTGACCTGAAACGGCCTCGGCCACCTGGGCCATCGGATCCCTCCGAAATCAAAGACTCGCAATGTGACGACGGAGACGCGTGGACGGCTGGCGAGGATAGCACTCTCGGGGGCTCATGAAAACAGCCAGCGCGACGAGCACGTCGCGCTGGCCGCCTCGTGGGAGCCTGGCGTCCACTGGGCCGGGGCCGCTTTCGAGGCCTCCGGCCGTGCCGGGTTCCCCGTGCCCCTCCTTCCGGGGCTTCGCGCCGGCATCCTTCGGCCGGCACCCTCCACGGTACGCCCGTGGGAGCCAAAGTCAAGAGGGGAGGGTGATGTTCCACCCTCCCCTCGGTCAGGGCCGGCGCTGCCGGACGCCAACCCGTACCATCGGTGTTCGACCGCGATGAGTCGTCCTACTCCTCGTAGTAGCCGTCGTCGTACTCGTCGTGCCCGTCCCACACCTCGTCATGCCAGTCGTCGGCGTACACGCGGTATCCGTGCGGAAGGTGGCCGCAGTCGTGCTCGACGTGAGTTTCGTACGCGTGATAGCTCCCGAATCGCGCATCGCAGAAGTTGCAGCCGTACACGGGGCCCGGATCCACGTACCGGGCCGAGATGCCCACGCCGCCGATCATGAAGTCCGCCGCGACGAAGAACCGAACCGGCTGCACGTAGACCACGTGCGTGTGGTAGTCGTAGCGCGGAGCGCAGTAGTACCGCCACCCGTAGGCCGGCGCGTACGCGGGCGCGTAGCGGTAACTCACGTACTCGCGATACACCGGATACCCGCGATAGACCGTGTGGTATCGAGCGCCGGTGTAGTACCTGCCGCCCGACCACCGCGGAGCGCGATAGCTCGTCTGCACGCGGGTCCTGCTGGGCGCCCGATACGAGTAGTCGCGATCGACCTCACGGGACCCAACGACCCGGCCGCCACGCTCATAGAACCGCGTTTCGCGCGTTCCACCGTCCCGCACCACCACCCGATCCCTGTTCTCGCGAGCGCGCCGCACCGCCTGCCCCTCGCTTCGCCGCGACGAGCTGGACCGCGGCCTGCTCCACGCGCGATCCTCGATCCGGCCCCTCGAGCTGCTGCTCACCCGGTCCTCGCTGCGCCGGGGCGCGCTCCGCTGGACGGAGCGCCTCTCCTGGGACCGTCGCTCCACGCTCCGGAAGGCCTTGCTCCCGCGCGAGCGCTCCACCCTCCGCTCCACCCGCTTCTCGTCACGGTCGCGCCATCCCTTGCCGTTGCCCTTTCCCTTTCCGGGCTCGGCGTCACTCGATCCAGGGGACCCGAGAAGAAGCGCGGCGCCGAGGAGCCCGGCGAGCGCGGTATCTCTGAGTTGCATGAGCCTCATGATGCGTTGCTCCTTTCCGGCCTCGGGGACGTTCCCCTGGTGCCGGTTCGCTGCTAGGGCAACGTGCATGCCACTCGATCTTCCGATGCCTCAAGTGATTGATACTGTGAAGGTTGTCCGCTCCGATCGCGCTCCGGCCCGGCTCGAGGAAGTGTGACCCTCAGGCGTCACGGTTGCCCTCCGATCACACCCTCAATCAGGAGCCCCTGCGTGCCGATAGACACGAGAACGCGGGCCGCAGGGGGCGGCTCACGCGACAAGACCTGGACCGGAACGGAGGGTTGCCATGGCCGCCTACGGCGACTGGGAGTCTTCGGAATATCAAGCGCTCATGAAGAGGGGCCGGGACGCGGAGCGGACCTCGGTCCTGTGCTGGACCGCGTCCGGACTGGTCGCGGCGGTGCTCCTCTCGTGGGGAATCGAGGCGCGGAGCTCGAGCCTCATGATCCCCGTGATCTTCGCCGTGGCGTTCGGCTACTACGCCGCGATCCACAGCCGCCAGCAGGTGCGCCTGATCGCCGGCTACGTGAAGGAGTTCATGGAGAGCCAGACGAACGGCCCGCAGTGGTTCACGCGGCTCGGGCACCTCGAGGTGGTCCCGGGCTTCAGCACGTCGAGCGACTGGGTCACCACGGTTCTGGTCAACGTGGTGGTCGGCGTGGCCGTGATCTGCGCGTGGATCTTCGCGGCGGGTGCCGAGCGCGGCGATCTCATGGCGGGGATCGTGACCGGGTGCGGCGTGGCGTTCTGCTTCCACTCCATCTCGGAGACCGCCCGTCTGCGCCAGACGAATCCGGCCATGTTCTGGCGGCAGGTGAACGGCGGTCCGGTCGAGGAGCGCCGCCCGGCGCGCGTGTCGAGGGCGTAGCGGCCGAGCCGGATCATCGAGGAAGGTACAAGGCCCCGGCGGGACCTCGCCGGGGCCTTTCGTTTCAGGCGCTAGGGAAGTGTTCCGCGCGGCTGGACGTCGGTGATCGCCCCGGTCAACTCACGCCAACCCGGGTGCTGCGTCTCGCCCGCGTAGATCAGACTCCTCTCGTACGTGGCCACGGGGCCGACGAACGGCGCATAGGTGATGGTGCCGTAGTCGTAGGAGTGGGCATATCCGATCGCATTCATCTGACTGTCGAACACCTCGTTCACCCCGTAATCGACCATGTAGAGCACGT includes:
- a CDS encoding succinate dehydrogenase, whose protein sequence is MAQVAEAVSGQEARATDRRDPWWLAPVAVATGLGIVGLYLFWAAAQNAHFRFGNYLSPVYSPEIHPAWWPLSPAFLILIPPLLFRTTCYYYRKAYYRAFFWDPPACAVGEPKRTYTGEQKFPFILQNMHRFALYLALFWLIFLWYDVYEAFFHFEDGFGVGLGSVFILLSTLTLTLYTVSCHSWRHIVGGKLDCFSCSASARARHGIWQRATWLNARHPLYAWISLFSVAIADLVVRLLSMGVIRDVRLL